Below is a window of Chloroflexia bacterium SDU3-3 DNA.
CAGGCCCAGGATGGTGTCGATGCTCTCGGTGGCGGTCGCTCGCAGCTCGTCGATGCTGGCCCCGGCGGCGATCTCGCTTAGCTTCTTGGTCTTGTTTGCCAGCGGCGTAAAGTCGATCATGGCCCTCTCCCTCTCTATGCGAACTTGGTGCGGGTCTATTGTAGATGTTTTTCCAAACAGAAACACGCCCCTCTCAGAGCGTGTTTCTGGATCTCCCTCTCGAAAAAAGCCTACGCCTGCTCGACAAGCTCCACGTCGATGCTGATCTCGACTTCCTTACCCACCAGCACGCCGCCGGTCTCAAGCGCCTGGTTGAAGTTCAGGCCCCACTCCTCGCGGTCGATCGTGGTGGTGGCGCTGAAGCCCGCGCTGGTGGTGCCCCAGGGGCTCTTGGCCTTGCCCTCGAAGGTCACATCCAGGGTCACCGGCTTGGTGACGCCGCGGATGGTCAGGTCGCCGTGCAGCTTGGCGTGCTGGCCATCCACCTGATCCACGCTGGTGCTCACAAAGGTGATGTTGGGGTGGTTGGCCACATCGAAGAAGTCGGCGGCCTTCAGGTGGCCATCGCGCTGCGCGTCGCGGGTGTTGATGCTGCTGGCGTCGATCGTCACATCGACCTTGGCGGCGCTCGGGTTCTGCTCGTCCAGCTCGACGGTGCCCTGGAAGGTCTCGAAGCGACCGCGCACCTTCGAGATCATCATGTGGCGGATGCTAAAACCGACCTGCGAGTGGCTCTGATCAATGACCCATGCCATGGTATGTTGCTCCTTTAAGCTTGTGCTCTCTAGCGGTGCTATCTGTTTGTGTAGCAGCTGAGGGCAGTGTAACAAGCGAGCGTATACATCAGCGTGAACATCGGCGTCAACATCCTGCGGTCTGCTTGTCTACGCGATCTGGGCCTCGGTAGCCTGCTCGATCTGGGCGATCTGGGCTAGCAGCCCGTTGCGCTGGCCGCTCTCGGCCAGGGCACGGGCCTCGGCCAGCAGCGCGGCGGCCCGCGCGCGCGGCAGCAGCGGGGCGAGCCAGATGCGGATCTGGGCCGAGAGGTGATGGGTGCCCAAGCTGTCGGACTGGGCGAGCGCCTCGGCCAGCAGCGCGGCGGCCTGCTGCTGCTGGCCGCGCCGCAAGGCCAGCAGCCCAAGGTTGGCCGTCAGCCCGGCGGTGCGCTCGGGGATATGGAACTGCTCGCTGAGCACCAGCCCCTTGCGGAACGACTGCTCGGCATCGTCGAGCTCGCCAGCGGCCAGCTGGATCTCGCCCAGCGTGGAGCGCAGGTAGACCGTCAGCTGCAGGTAGCCGCTCTCCCTGGCCAGCACGATCCCGCGCTCGGCGTAGCCGCGCGCCGCCGGGTCGCCCAGCAGGTGCAGGTGGTAGGCCAGGTTGTTGTGGGCCAGAATGTACCATGTGATCTCGTCGGGCTGGATAGCGCCGCTGGCCGTCTCGATCACGCCCTGGTAGGTGCGGATGGCCCCTGGCAGATCGCCCTGCTGCGCCAGGATGCTGCCTAGCTCGAATTGCACCTGGGAGCGGTGGATGGCCCCGGCCCCACTCTCCAGCAGCTGCTCGGCCTTGCGCAGGTGGGCGCTGGCGCTGCAGAGGTCGGCCCCCTCAAGCGAGAGCGCCGCGCCCCAGAAGAACTCGGCGCTGGCGGCGTCGGGCGTGCCCAGCAGCGGCTGGATGCTGTCGATCACCTCGCGGTAGCGGCCCTGGGTCAGCAGCGTGCGAGCCAAGGCCAGCCGGGCGGCGCGGGCCTCGGCGGCATCGTGGTGCTGCTCGGCCAGCACGATGGCCTTGCGCAGCCGCTCGTTGGCGTGCTGGGCATCCCCCGCGTTGGTGTAGGCTACCCCTAGCTGGGTGAGGATGCGAGTCAGCTCGGGGGGCTGCTGGCCGTAG
It encodes the following:
- a CDS encoding YceI family protein; translation: MAWVIDQSHSQVGFSIRHMMISKVRGRFETFQGTVELDEQNPSAAKVDVTIDASSINTRDAQRDGHLKAADFFDVANHPNITFVSTSVDQVDGQHAKLHGDLTIRGVTKPVTLDVTFEGKAKSPWGTTSAGFSATTTIDREEWGLNFNQALETGGVLVGKEVEISIDVELVEQA